In the genome of Carya illinoinensis cultivar Pawnee chromosome 13, C.illinoinensisPawnee_v1, whole genome shotgun sequence, the window GCCGAGCTTTGGCTTGTCGAACTCgagctcgactcaaaatactcgagctcgagcccgagctcgagattttttttaattatttgttcgagCTTGACTCGATAAATTGAAATCttaactcgagctcgagctcgagttcgtccgacaaacgagttcgagtcgagtcgagctcgagctcaaacttgaattattatttttaataagatttaataattaataaattaaataaataaataaaaaagaattaatattaaatttatacaattaacaagtagaacctctattaaattataaaattttaaaaaatttataaataattaatatctaactagttgatatttatccaaaataacaatatattatatgcctacatatattattaatacatatacttaatatgatagaatatatctatttcatatatggtttccacatactaatatatgaaattattaaattttatcaactaattattaaacaaattataaaatatacctatgaagtatatttactatatagacataagtaattagaatacatattatatatttaattataaaagtggtatgcttatattattagctaatacatatatacatgcataattgtatgtatatatttattaatatatgaatgaattttaatcgagtcgagctaacgagtcgactcgagcataaacgagcgagcctaaacgagccttagtcgagtcgagtcgagttttgtcgagtatatatcatttacaaatcgagcgagcatctgctttaacgaacgagcttttttttttcacgagtcgagttcgattcgagtttaaccgagcgagctatcgaacagactggttcatttacagccctatcTGCGCCGGTGATAGTTGATTCTCAGTCCTTCCCAGCAAAGTATAGGGGCTTGGGCTAGGAGTAAGTCTTTGGGGCCATGTAGACAATTGAAGATGGTAGGAAGAAGACGACAATAGAAAAAGTTTGGGAAGCAAAGGAAGAGGCAAGAACAAAGAATGGCTCGAAAGGTGGAGGAGGGCACAACAGCAAAAGAGAACTTGGGAAGGAGTAACGGTCAAGCAGAGATTCGAAGGATGAAGGaagcatagagagagagagagagagagagagagagagagagagagagagggggggcaGCAATGGTGAAAAATGAACAGGGGGAAGCTTTATATAGCCAAGGGCGGATGGAGTGCTCATGGGAAACGAAGCGAAATCTGACATCGATGACGTTAGCGAATGGCTCGTAAATCCCAATCAACGCAACTCATCTCGAGCAAGAGCCATCGTGTTAGGCGTGTGGAAAGCACGGGAGCACTGGCACAACATGTGGTCACGAGTCCGAATCACATAGATGGCACCACTGTTGATGTCATGTTTCGCAGCATGGACAACTCCACGGAGGCCCAATATTGTAACCtgcaatgaagaagaagaacaggCTCCAATGTGGTCCAAGGTCCCTCCGATGCCAAAATCAGATAGAGCTTCTTGTagggaaatgagaaagaaaagtagaagaagagataaaaaaaagtgtCCCCTTTTGTGGGACTAGTGTATTTATACATAACTTAGCTCAGTCGCAGAGGGAAATCGTGGGATGTCAAGTCCAACTCAGGTTAGTCTTACCACTAGCATCCATATCAGGTTGCAATGTGTTAAGCCGAGGTCGTACTGTCCTATGACACCTTAGGCATTGTCGCATGTACAGCCTTCTTGACACACATTGAATGCGGCATAGTCTCTAGCAGTGGCGTACCTTCCTCCATATCTCATTTAATGTGGTATGCCTTTGGCCAAATGCATCCATTCACTTATGTAGACATATAACATATGATTATTGAGAATAAGCATCGACTCAACAGGCTACATATAACAATCAAATGCTTATAATTAGTCTCTAGTCATAGTTACACAttgttaattttcaatttttttatttgacttgGTTGGATTAAATCCctgattatttttaattaaataaaatcaattaattacgattttattaataaagttgATAACTACAATATTCCATTTTTAGTCACGACaaggattttaaaataatatataaattagaatACAAACTTATCGTTCGGATGATTTTTTTGATGTAATACCACTAAATAGTATGACAtgatttatcaaaaatataaaaaattatattcaaattaaaatgacgtgaaaaatataaaaatgtatattttctCTGTCCCTCGTGTAAAACCCTCTTGATGTGGTCATTAAAGTAACAAAATTAgcactattttaaaaaaagaaaaaaattaaaaaatagaaagagcTAAAGTTCGGGTGGAGGTTTCGTAGGACTGAAGcaactcattttaaattaatggaTAACgtctattattttttctaatttattatttaaaaaaattaaattcatttcaatttattttatatattttaatctaaaaaattaaaatcaatctaaaaaaaattataaacatccCACGAAATATTACCATACTTAAGATCCAAACCTACCTCCGAGTCTCCGattttccttccaacttcagtCGTTCCTCCAAATTTCAAATGAACTCGGCCTTCTCAGACGACGGGGACCTTCCCTACCTATTCTCCGATCACCGCCTAGAGCTTGAGCTCATGGCCGCCGAAGAACTCGACTCTGATCTCGATCTCGCCTTTCGTATCCAACTCGAAGAGGCCCTCGCAGCCTCTCTCGCATTCCATCCCTCTGCTTCTACGTCGACCTCCTCAAATTTCCTTGTAGACTCGCATCTCACCTCCGAAAGCGACGGTTTTTCCAAAATTTCCGGCCTCCAATCCGACGAGCTCGCAAGGTTCGAACAAGAAGTCGAGGATCTCGAAATAAGTGGGGCCGAAGTGCTCAGATTAACTGGGGAACTTCGCCGTCAGATCCTCAATGAGAGGGCTGCGCGTGAGATTCTGAGAATTGAGGAGGAGGATTGGAGGGACTGGAGCGTTAATTACGAAAAGCCCTTTGACTACGGGGAGGGATCCTCGAAGTCAAAGAGCCTGGCGGAGAGCGACGAGGTTTTCGGATTATACTTTAAAGGGATCGTGAGCGAGGAGAGGGTTAGGGGTGAGACAACTGTATTGGCGGGGATAGGCGTGGCTATCTGCGATTCGAGAGGGAAGCTGATATTGGAAGTGAGCAAGCCATTGTTGGGAAACGGAAAGAGCAAGAACGCTGCGGCTGCCAAGGCTTTGATCGAGGGGCTTAATGCAGCTCTGGGTCTGGAGTTGAAGCGGATAACCATTTATTGCGACTACCACCCGCTTTACCAATTTGTAAGTCTCTCTGCGCCTTGTTGGTTGTGGAGTGTGAGTTGGGATTTCAAGAGCTTCTTTATCTTTACATGTTTATATATCCCTTGATGAATAAATTATGACTTCCATGATGCTAAAGCAACAATATCATGTCCCAGGATGCAAGCAAAATCCTGTATTATGTGACTACTATCCAATTAAGACACCGTAAGTCTTTTTCTTGGATTATCTGTGTGGGCTCTGacttactgataaaaaaaattgtgtgggCTCTGACTTGCCCTTTCAtagtatgtacatatatacacaTTGGTAAGTCTTGGAGTGAGATATGTTGGGATGCGTCCTCGACCCAAGATCAGGATACCGCCTCAACTTAAataaaagcctgtgttttggtgCCTAATAATAATGATATGGCAAACGCTCACTCTTGTGACTGCTTAAACATCCACAATTACAAGTGTACATtccaatatatctatatatatgctatTGTTATAGGGGTTACCAGtatactgataaaaaaattttcattgtaTCTTTTGTAGCGATAATTTTTGTGTGATGATAATTACTTCATAAGTTTTTTATGGAAAggattgaatattttaaattgtgGAGTTCATGCAGTTCTTTAATCCtcaaaactttttattatattctctACGGCTGTGGCATGGACTtaaattttattgtacactCTGATTGAGGTTGTCAACATTGTACTTTATACATGCAGATTATTGGGAGATGGCTACCAAGACAGCGCAAGATTTCAGAACTGGTAGATGAGGTGACTATTCTTGAagagaaatttatatatttcaatcccAAAATGGTGGCACGAAATGATATTAAATATGCATTTGAACTTGCGAGAGATGCAATAGTGTCTCAAATTAGCAGTCCTGCAGAATCAAGCCAGGCAAAGAATCTGACTAAGAATTGTGTAATTTGTTTGGAAGATACTGATATTGGTCGGATGTTTTCAGTTGATGGCTGCCTGCACCAgtattgtttttcttgtatgAAACAGCATGTGGAAGTGAAGTTACTTCATGGGATGGTGCCTAAATGCCCTCATGAAGGCTGTAAATCGGAGCTTGTAGTTGAAAGCTGCAGAAAGTTCTTGACACCCAAAGCAATAGACACCTTTAGCCAACGACTACGGGAAGCTTCAATTCCTGTGACGGAAAGAGTTTATTGCCCATATCCAAGATGCTCAACTTTAATGTCAGAAAGTGGTGTTTTAGAATATGCCAAAGATTTTCTGGATGTTGAACGAACAGGAGCCAGGAAATGCATGAAATGTCATGGCCTGTTTTGTATCACTTGCAAGGTCCCTTGGCACAGTAACATGACATGCCATGATTACAAGATGTTGAATCCTCTTCCCCCTTCAGAAGATGTGAAGCTGAAGTCTCTTGCAACAAGGAATCTTTGGCGCCAATGTGTGAAGTGCAACCATATGATTGAACTTGCTGAAGGTTGCTTCCACATGACTTGCAGGTATTCCCCATTCATCTAAATGGACCCGAGTTGTtgaagtttctcttttaatactTGTACCCTAGCATCTTATTTATTCATATTACAATCCACTGGAGACATTTTTAGCTTAAAGACTAAATTCATTTTAGGTAGCAAAATTTGTGAGGGAAGAAGAATGTGTGCCCAatccaaaaaaaatatgtgCCTTACCCTTTGAGGATCTTAATGCCATAACTAgggttgtgtttttattttttcccaaaTTAATTACTTGCTTGACACTGACCAGCATACGCTATTAAGTTGCTGAGTGAGTTTGTTTTTTCCCTTACAACCTAAGGAATGGGAGACTTGTGAGGATAGTTGCTTGTAAAAACAGATTTTGGTTGGATTCACATCTTAATCAGTTACATGATCGTACTAGCATTCTCTCTTAACTCAAATTCTAATGGGCAGAGTTTATAAGGATAGCTATGTATTCAAACAAGAATCTTTAAAAAAGAACATGTGTTTATACAAATTGTAGCGGCAATGATAATGTTTAAGAAAAGGTGTTTCTCTGTGCACCAAGGAGGACCCAAGTCAGGGCACCGGAAGAACAAGAAGGTAAGAAATAAAGTCTTTATGGTCTTGGATCCTACAGCATAAAAGGATTGTAGATGGAGCTGAATGAGAGAAATAAGTACATGTACCCAATTCCAAGTAGTTGGGTAACTCCTGGAGTACATGCTACTACCATCTTATTGCTTCACAGGTTAAAACTACACAAAATAGGGGAAAACGAGATTTAGTGTGTCGCGTCATCAAAAGTTACGTTCTGCATAGTTATTAGAGATTTTGCACTTGGAAAGGAAGCGAAACTACATTTGGCCAGTAactataaattttgtatatatgGTTTCACTTTGCTATTGGTTAAAATCCTGCTCATgctttcatttaatttttcagATGTGGCAATGAGTTCTGCTATAATTGTGGAGCCGAGTGGAAGAACAAACAAGCCACGTGCTCTTGTCCACTTTGGGATGAGGACCACATTTGGCTAGAACAGGATAGACAGTtcgatgaagaagatgaagaagaagacgaagatgaTGAGTACTATGACTCCGACTTAGATTTTTATTGAACAGACGTTTTCCCTTCtcctttgctctctctctctctctaccccagTTTTTTTTCCCCAGTTCTCATATTTTCCTAGGTAGGATGAAAGAatcaatggaaaaagaaaaagaaaaaagaaaaaagtgggcTGGAAAAGCAGTCGAGTAGAGTAGAATGTGAAGGAGACAGGAACAAAAAGCTAATTTTGAaagctcttttttctttttttctttttgtttgaaagcTCTCTTTACATCTGTTACAACATTCAAAGGCTGTTCAATTAGGGCCCTGGTATTGCTTTACATTGTGGAAGATTGTGCTGGAAGGATGGAGTTATTCCTATGATAGAAGCTTCCTAAAGCTATAGATATAAGGCTTAAGGTTCGTTTGGATACAagaactattttattttatactatcttattattataatatttgtataaaatataataaataatttactttttttaaaattttaaaataataatattaaaaaataatattttatttattttttattttttatttttaacttactatTTAAACAGTACCTAAGTTCATTTTTCCGGAGTTCGGTCTCCCATCCACGTTGACTTGCATGGCATGATTGGCATTCCACGTCATGCCACTAGCTCACGAAGAAGCAGTCGTCATACTAGaaatgaatatttaaaaataataataataataaaatggccATATGAAAAGCCCATAAGCGCCCGAGCCACCTTCGAAATGCCCTTCGGAGGATGGTTCAACACTGTAATGACCACCTTCAATAGCCGATTAGGAGCCTTGGGCCATCAGCCGGTGGCCTTCGTAGGTTTTCTTGGGTGGCTGACCACGCATTACTTATTAGATACTGTTTATTTGATTAcataaatgagatattttttaaaagttaaataaaatattattataatataatttttaaatattaattttattttaaaatttaaaaaaattataatgataaaataaaatgagtgaattttgatatttttaaaagaaaattaaaaaaacgtaTGAGCTTTCCAAGATCCCGATGATGATTATTCCTCCATTGCTTTcaaaaaagaaactaaacagAATAACAATTatctttgaaaaattctatCCACGGGTCATCTTAATCATCATCTACTCGTCATCTTATTATTTGAcatctaataattatatgataattaataaatgataattatttaattagaaattttaTGTAGTCACTTTAATCATATAgaagataatgaaaaaaataatagtatataGTATTTCTCTTGTTTCTTGCTGACTTTCTATTTCACAAACCAATAATACTCAATCCTTTGTTTTCTATTATGAGTAAAAGCACTGCTATGAATGAttgaatttgtaaataaattagtCAAGAACCTTGTTAAGGCCCAAAAATAGTACAACAGACTAGAAAGGAAGAAGGATCCATCCCGGGGCCCGTTGAGGTTAAACTGGGCCTGGATTGGTGTTTTTCTCCAATCATAAGTCTCCATTAATTTGTCCAGATTTGCCTCCTCCACCATGCACTGCCATTGCTGTCGCCGTACTCTGCCCCTCCCAATTTGACCATTGTAAGCCATGTGTCATTgtttatatgttaatatttagaTAGCGTATAAAATTGATTAACTGTTTTTCCCTCTCGTTGCGGCATGCGCATGCACACACTCACAGAATACCTTAAGGAGCactcttgatcatccaaaagtTGTCGTTTCGCATTGTGAGTAAAATTCTGAATTGACCTTGGAAATAGTAATGATAGTAACAATGGAAATATTGGCCTTGTGTTTGTTACAATGTGTGGGCCCCTGGCAGTGGTTCGATGAGGCTATGCAGTATTCGTGTGTACACCCATGATAATGAACAGTCGATAAATGCAAGAAATATAAAGAAAGTAAATAGAGATAGACACGCatatttacgtggttcgacacTGGGCCTACGTTCATGGAAGCTTAAAGTTAAGGATGAAAGAATCGACTATAATAAGCTTGTTTTACAATCTTTAATGATCTCTTATCCTCATTGTACAATAGAGCTCGTATATCTCTCTTCCATGTCCTGATTCTATCTCTAGAACCCATGTCTTGAAGTTGAAGAAACATTTCCGAAAAACCTAGTAAAAAAGTCCCTctgaagtggtaagtcctttcACTTTTATCTCTTGCCTTCTCTTGCTTTATGTCACATACCCCTCCTTTATGTCCTCTCTCCTCTTTTTTCCCTTGACACCACACCTTGCATTCCCTTACTTCTCCATCTCCTTTATCTATCTCTTTTTTTGTACTCTAGTAATAGCCTTTTGATGGATTGGGCCTTAAAAATCATTTTGGGCCTTGTAATATTTTACCCTCAAACAAACTTGATAGCATATGACTCTATTCTCTAAATGAAAAATCTGAATTCGAAACCTCTACccttttgtataaaaataaataaataaataattgtaaataaattatgaataattgtacaaaactttttcattttttgagttTATATTTGAGTAATTGATAATATGTCTGAGTGCCTTGGAACAATatcaagaatttttttatttttgtttttccttcacaATCCATACCCTTTAAAAGTTTAACAATTTGCAAGGAGGTCCAATGCAtaagaattggattctttaattcgattgaaatttgaaacaattACCAATGGATTAATTCCATAGCTTTATATTTATTGGAAAAGACTCAGAACTTATAAGAACTAACTATACAGAGATTGGCTCTCGAATTATTAGTgccaaataaaatcaaatatgataaaaatgatattattatattaaattttttcaaatatttatttttttattgttatttaaagAAAGATATTTCTAATTTAGGAGATGATTAGACCTAAATCAAAGTTACCTAAATTAAttcttttgtaaaaaagaaagaaagatcataactgataaaaaaaaaaaattagaatttagaATAATATCAGGCAGTCGATATCGTAACACGGTCAAACAACTATTAAAGGGACTCGTTCACGGAATCACGAATCACACCTTTAGGATAAGTTTTAACCGTCAAGTTAAGCGGAGGAATGAGACTCGCTTGTCTACGTGGCAGAATCTTATGATGTCCTAGAAGACCCTCGTTTGTGTTTTGTAACTCTATCAATAGACCACTGCAAAAGTTAGAACAATCAATTGTTAGAGTATCCTCACCggctttttcatatttaaaatagaaaatattaggaacagttattatttattattatataccatacattttataaaaaaatatctatatatcttataaaaagtaTCTTTATatcctataaaaaaattataaatatgtgGTGTGAAAATAAATAGTGGCTGATGTATAataaattcttatttaaaatatatggtattttttaattattagataCAAAACTTACTTGTAACGGATTAGCTATTaacaaaatttgtaatttttagcTATAGtattgataaagaaaatattatcaaatttgATCTACATTGTATAAAGagtaaatcttattttattattttttataacactctttttttttttccatctacATTCACAAactttcatcattttctttaaaattaaatagtaaaatatgataaaatataatataataataataatgcataattaaaaaatgataaaataaaataagttaataattaaacaaattaaatattttttaaattattaattactcattactatataataaataaatgaataatctaATGTGGAGATTTGATATGAAATAGctaaagtcaaattcatcttatattattttattgttatataataataaaaaatagatattctAATGTGGGGacttatgtaaataaaatagctaaaatttaaatttatcttacattTATTGTCCTTTACATATAcataatccattaacaatgcTCTTAATTGAAGctttagaaaaggaaaagggcAAATTCAAAGGCAGGGATCACAAGAATGAAGGGTATTAAATAAGTGCATCCGCTCCAAACCAAATTTCTGCCTCTACTGCTTCCTATGTGCATTCTCATACTAAAGGACTGAGTATACTTCTCCTCAAATCCTTAATGTGAATGACTAGTGAAAATTtgcctaaaaaaataaaaacaaaaaaagtcgATCCGACCTGAGTTATTCAAGTTGGGTTGGTTCGTCGTAGTGTATAGGTAGGATCGGATCAACTCCAAACCCATATAGGATTGGTCGACTTTCAAGCCTACATCATTCAGTCCAGTCGAAAAACCTCTTCatgattttcaaaaaatatcaaagaaataatagaaaaaggGTAGTGATAGGCTatccatttattatttataaaggatttaaaattttttattttttttatcattttatttttaagtatttttttaacattcttaattattaagaaaaaattaaatatatatataattttattaataatcatttttttaattattaaataaaattaaaaattaaaaatattaaatattaaaaaataataaatagataataagaCCGTTGTAACTCTTATCCTTTTCTATAGAAAAAAGAGTATAGAATTGATGTGGGTGGCGGCTACCCCGCTCCCAATTCATGCGGAGAATGAATTGGGCATTCTCTTTTGAGTGTAGTCTCTTACGTTGACTTGCATAGCATGATTGGCATTCCACGTCATGCCACTACCTCACGAAGAAGCAGTCGTCATACTAGAAatggatatttaaaaaaataaaaaataaaataaaatggtcGTATGCAAAAGCCCATGAGTGCCCGAGGCACCTGCCCTTCGGAAGATGGTACACCACTGTAATGGCCACCCTCAATAGCTGATTAGGAGCCTTGGGCCATCAGCGGGTGGACCCCATGACCTTCGGTGGCCTTCGTGGGTTTTATCGGGTGGCTAACCACGCATTATttattaatgttttcaaaagaaattaaaaaaagtatgagCTTTCCCAAGTCCCGATGATGGCTCACTGGCTATTCCTCCTATTGTTTTCAAAAAGTAACTAGACAGGATGACAACTGCCTTTGAAAATTCTATCCACCAATCATCTTAATTATCATCTACTGATCATCTTCTTATTAATAAgatgaaaagtaataaataataaataatttttaattatttaatcaaatattatatatatatatataatcactttgatcatattaaaaaataataatttatagtatttttcttgtttctttctgGCTTTCTATTTCACAAACCAATAATACTAAATCCTTTGTTTTCTATTATGAGTTAAAGCACTATTATGAATTAttgaatttgtaaataaattaatcaagaactcgatatataatttgattcttcaaatgaaaaatttgaattcgaaactcatattcttttatataaaaaaaatgatttataaataaattatggcTAATTGTACCAAacttttttcattctttgaGTTTATATTTGAGTATGTTTGAGTGCCTTGGAACAatatcaagattttttttttctttacaatcCATACCCCTTTATAAGTTTAACAATTTGCAAGGAGGTCCAATGCAcaagaattggattctttaattcgattgaaatttgaaacaattAACAATGGATTAATTCCATAGCTTTTTATATGAATTGGAAAAGACTGGAAACTTATAAGTAGGActgagcagaaatccgaaaatccgactctgactccgactccgctccggctccgctccgactccgctccgactccgtcggagtcggagtcggagtttttttccccctggaagtcggagtcggagtcggagtcgga includes:
- the LOC122291818 gene encoding uncharacterized protein LOC122291818, coding for MNSAFSDDGDLPYLFSDHRLELELMAAEELDSDLDLAFRIQLEEALAASLAFHPSASTSTSSNFLVDSHLTSESDGFSKISGLQSDELARFEQEVEDLEISGAEVLRLTGELRRQILNERAAREILRIEEEDWRDWSVNYEKPFDYGEGSSKSKSLAESDEVFGLYFKGIVSEERVRGETTVLAGIGVAICDSRGKLILEVSKPLLGNGKSKNAAAAKALIEGLNAALGLELKRITIYCDYHPLYQFIIGRWLPRQRKISELVDEVTILEEKFIYFNPKMVARNDIKYAFELARDAIVSQISSPAESSQAKNLTKNCVICLEDTDIGRMFSVDGCLHQYCFSCMKQHVEVKLLHGMVPKCPHEGCKSELVVESCRKFLTPKAIDTFSQRLREASIPVTERVYCPYPRCSTLMSESGVLEYAKDFLDVERTGARKCMKCHGLFCITCKVPWHSNMTCHDYKMLNPLPPSEDVKLKSLATRNLWRQCVKCNHMIELAEGCFHMTCRCGNEFCYNCGAEWKNKQATCSCPLWDEDHIWLEQDRQFDEEDEEEDEDDEYYDSDLDFY